The genomic region AAAGCCGTCGTCAGACGCGTCTGTCGCGAGGCCGGACGCATTTGCGATCTGATCCAAAAGCTCGAAGCCGTTGTGGGCCTGCTCACTCACCGTCTTGGCATTTTCGAAAGCGCCCAGCGCCGATCCAACCCCAAGCGCTTTTGCTGCGCTTGCAAGCTCGTCGCTCTCTCGGCCCGTCACCACTCCGTCCTTGCTGGTGGGCATCTTCGCCCAAACGGCTGACGCGAGTTTGGCACCCTCAATTTCGCGGTCGACCGCGCCGATGTGCCGGAACGTATTATCTGCATAGAGATAAAGTTGGGCCAGCGACGGAATAAGAAAAACCGAAGCGATTAGCACAAGCCGACGGGGCATCGACCACTTGCTATTAATATACTCAACGACCATGGCGTGCTTCTCTCCTCGTATTTTTTCGTATTCGTTTTGAGATGGACCGGCTTTCGCCTTTGACGGTGGGAGGACGAATTTCGTTTAGTGGGGAGCGACCGACTATGCGCGCGCGACTTCGTCCGCCGCGATCCACGTGCGCGAGCGAGCGATGACGTTTCGGATGTCCAAAGATGCGCAGCAACGACCGGCAAATGCCGGGCGCAATCGACCATTGCCCATGAAAGGGTGTTCCTGCTCGAATAGGCCGGAACATGTCGGATCTAAACCGACACGGCTGCGCGGCGTCATGCCTTTGATTGCTTAATCAAGCTGCCGTGCGATAACCGTATTCGGCAATGCTATCGAATTCGTTTACGACGTAAATTTATTTCTCATTAATTGAATAAATATCGAGATATCACCAAAACTCTAATTCCGCCCCAATAATGGACTTTTGCAGCACCCTCTTAACCTCGCGGCGCGGCACAATTTCTAATTTGCCAAACCTTGAATCATTTCAAGCAATTGCCGACTCGCGGCGCGCTATTTCTTAACCCAGGACAATCGGCGCGGCGGCTTGATATAGCGCAGGCCGACGATACCGGAGTCGACCCGAATAACGCGGCATCGGACAATCAAATCGTCGCTCGGCACTTCAAAAAAAAATTCGCCGGTCAATAAATTCGGATTCGGCACTTTAATTTTAGCGCCGCCCTCCGAAAGATCGAGAATGGTGCCGTCAATACGTTGACCATCGTCAAGCACGACGGTACCCGGCTTGAAAACCGCGCGCCGGCCGAATTGCCTCTGATCTTTTGGACGTTCTATCGCCAAGTTGCTGACCTATCTTCTGAGTGATTGACGTATTTGTTACACTTGCATCTACGCTCATTACGATGGCGCCGACGCGCCTCTGCTGCCAATAACCTACTGTAGATCCAGCCTTCTATCTGCCCGGGCGATTTGCGGGCTTTAGCATGCCAAAACACATATCCGTATACAGACGAGTTATGACTAACCTGATTCGACTGAAAATCAGATAATCGGACCTTAAGAGATTTAAGACCAATTATGCGAATAGATGAGGTCTGTCAGTTTCAGAACTGGCAAAATGTAAAATAATGTGGACGTGACGAGCCGACGCATGGTCGGCATCATAAAATGAAAAAGTTGGGCCCGCTCGAAATCCGAACGCAAGGGATTTCGTTCAGTATTCGGCCAGAATGTAAACGGGCGGGACGATGCGGGGCTCAGCAGCTAAGGGCGTTACGGCTTTCAAGCCCAGCGAACGTACGCAAACTGCTGCGGCTAAGAAAGCGGCCCGTAAGGCAAAAACTGCAGCCGCCCCTCCTAGCCTGTCTGGACACGTCAAAGCGCTGGCGTCGGCGCTCGATCCGTTCGGCTGTGTATCGATCACAGACAATGAAGGTCGCATCATTCATGTGAATGACGCGTTCGTGCGGATCAGCCGCTACGCGCGCGATGCGCTCTTGGGGCAAAACCATTCAATCTTGAGTTCAGGCCATCATTCCCGCGCATTCTGGAGCGCGGCTTATGAAGTT from Hyphomicrobium sp. MC1 harbors:
- a CDS encoding PilZ domain-containing protein gives rise to the protein MAIERPKDQRQFGRRAVFKPGTVVLDDGQRIDGTILDLSEGGAKIKVPNPNLLTGEFFFEVPSDDLIVRCRVIRVDSGIVGLRYIKPPRRLSWVKK